A stretch of the Argentina anserina chromosome 6, drPotAnse1.1, whole genome shotgun sequence genome encodes the following:
- the LOC126798080 gene encoding uncharacterized protein LOC126798080 yields MEPDTIDWRNIESIYVEDETYESFKAPKWADLSAPDELIDDEAWFCNPDCKHPKSAENFKSARNLKGKLLRSLSVSEKILPFRGKSGRDTKLKGIENRSPSAAKLPNMKTKSSRYARNANEERDENKNPNVTASLPIGYCKSKSTKASIMTTCNEKKKKQGDRSSQDLSKYCVKPQLNSTFSASNLLRGRDILNQITGFCTDMKNLAKRGSRNKTLENCDRKEKIRERMPLIVRKGDY; encoded by the exons atggaacCAGACACCATTGATTGGAGGAACATAGAATCCATATATGTCGAAGACGAAACTTACGAGAGCTTCAAAGCTCCTAAATGGGCCGATCTTTCAGCCCCAGATGAGCTCATTGACGATGAAGCCTGGTTCTGTAATCCTG ATTGCAAGCATCCAAAGTCGGCCGAAAATTTCAAATCAGCACGTAATCTCAAG GGGAAGCTCCTGAGGTCTCTATCAGTTTCTGAAAAAATCTTACCTTTTAGGGGAAAGAGTGGAAG AGATACGAAGCTGAAAGGAATTGAAAACAGGTCACCTTCAGCTGCAAAGCTACCTAATATGAAGACCAAAAGTTCAAGATATGCACGCAATGCCAATGAAGAAAGGGATGAGAACAAGAATCCTAATGTCACTGCCTCACTTCCAATCGGATATTGCAAATCAAAGTCGACAAAGGCGTCAATTATGACTACTTGtaatgagaagaagaagaaacaaggGGATCGGTCATCTCAAGATTTATCAAAATACTGTGTGAAACCGCAGCTGAACAGTACATTCTCAGCAAGCAATTTGCTCAGGGGACGGGATATTTTGAATCAAATCACCGGCTTCTGTACTGACATGAAGAATTTGGCCAAGAGGGGTTCAAGAAATAAGACATTAGAGAATTGTGACAGGAAGGAGAAAATAAGAGAGAGGATGCCTCTAATTGTTAGAAAAGGTGACTATTGA